One segment of Saccharospirillaceae bacterium DNA contains the following:
- the argH gene encoding argininosuccinate lyase: MTDQNQTNSSWGGRFSEPTDAFVARYTASVNFDQRMYAQDIQGSVAHAKMLCKVGVLNEQERDDILRGLEEVRQEIESGNFNWSVELEDVHMNIEAALTAKIGITGKKLHTGRSRNDQVATDIRLYMRDEIDVIAAELTRLQQGLIELAEKEADTIMPGFTHLQTAQPVTFGHHLLAWNEMLERDYARLMDCRKRINILPLGAAALAGTTYPIDRFYTAELLGFDRPTENSLDSVSDRDFAIEFTSAASLIMMHMSRFSEELVLWASAQFQFIDLPDRFCTGSSIMPQKKNPDVPELVRGKTGRVYGHMISLLTLMKSQPLAYNKDNQEDKEPLFDTVDTLRDSLRAFADMAPHLQPKKEFMYEAAKRGFSTATDLADYVVRKGIPFRDAHEIVGKAVAYGIESNKDLSDMTLAELQQFSDEITADVFDVLTLEGSVAARDHIGGTAPDQVRAASARAKEALAKR; this comes from the coding sequence ATGACTGATCAGAACCAAACCAACTCATCTTGGGGTGGCCGTTTTTCCGAACCAACAGACGCCTTTGTTGCGCGTTATACCGCTTCGGTGAACTTCGATCAGCGTATGTACGCTCAGGACATTCAAGGCTCTGTGGCACACGCAAAAATGCTGTGCAAAGTGGGCGTACTGAACGAGCAGGAGCGTGACGATATCCTGCGTGGTCTCGAAGAAGTTCGCCAGGAAATCGAAAGCGGCAACTTCAACTGGTCGGTTGAGCTGGAAGATGTCCATATGAACATCGAAGCCGCTCTGACCGCTAAGATCGGCATTACCGGTAAAAAGTTACACACCGGCCGTTCTCGCAACGACCAGGTGGCAACCGATATTCGTCTGTACATGCGAGATGAAATTGATGTGATTGCTGCCGAGCTGACCCGTTTGCAACAAGGCCTGATTGAGCTGGCAGAGAAAGAAGCCGACACCATTATGCCGGGGTTCACTCACCTGCAAACCGCGCAGCCGGTAACTTTCGGTCACCACTTGCTGGCCTGGAACGAAATGCTGGAGCGTGATTACGCACGCCTGATGGACTGCCGTAAGCGTATCAATATTCTGCCATTAGGCGCGGCGGCTCTGGCCGGTACCACGTATCCGATTGACCGCTTTTACACCGCTGAACTGCTGGGCTTTGATCGCCCGACAGAAAACAGCCTGGACTCCGTATCCGACCGTGACTTCGCCATCGAATTCACCAGCGCAGCGTCGCTGATTATGATGCACATGTCGCGCTTCTCCGAAGAGCTGGTGCTGTGGGCTTCGGCTCAATTCCAGTTCATCGATCTGCCAGATCGTTTCTGCACCGGCTCATCCATCATGCCGCAGAAGAAAAACCCGGATGTGCCTGAACTGGTTCGTGGTAAAACCGGTCGCGTGTATGGCCATATGATTTCTCTGCTGACGCTGATGAAGTCGCAGCCACTGGCGTACAACAAAGATAACCAGGAAGATAAAGAGCCGCTGTTCGATACCGTCGATACCCTGCGTGACTCCCTGCGTGCCTTCGCAGACATGGCGCCACACCTGCAGCCGAAGAAAGAATTCATGTACGAAGCTGCCAAGCGTGGTTTCTCCACCGCAACCGACCTGGCTGACTACGTTGTGCGCAAAGGTATTCCATTCCGTGATGCCCACGAGATTGTCGGTAAAGCCGTGGCTTATGGCATCGAGAGCAACAAAGACCTGAGCGATATGACACTGGCAGAGCTGCAACAGTTCTCCGATGAAATCACTGCGGATGTGTTCGATGTATTAACGCTGGAAGGTTCAGTAGCTGCTCGTGATCATATTGGTGGCACCGCACCGGATCAGGTGCGTGCGGCATCGGCTCGCGCGAAAGAAGCACTGGCTAAGCGTTAA
- a CDS encoding gamma carbonic anhydrase family protein: MAEISSKVVRKYQGTEPKLGERVFVDRSAVVIGDVEMGDDVSVWPLTVIRGDMHHIRIGARTSVQDGSVLHITHASDFNPGGYPLIIGEDVTIGHQAMLHGCTIGDRVLVGMKSMIMDGAVVEDEVIIAAGAVVTPGKVLESGYVYKGNPAKQARPISEKERKFFTYSAGNYVRLKDKHLDEGFDN; the protein is encoded by the coding sequence ATGGCTGAGATTAGCAGCAAAGTCGTCCGGAAATATCAGGGCACTGAACCGAAACTGGGCGAGCGGGTCTTCGTTGACCGCAGTGCCGTGGTCATTGGGGATGTTGAAATGGGCGACGACGTCTCAGTTTGGCCATTAACAGTGATTCGTGGCGATATGCACCACATACGCATTGGTGCCCGCACCAGTGTTCAGGATGGCTCGGTACTCCATATCACCCACGCCAGCGACTTTAACCCCGGTGGTTATCCACTGATCATTGGTGAAGACGTCACCATTGGCCACCAGGCAATGTTGCATGGCTGCACCATTGGTGACCGTGTTCTGGTTGGTATGAAGTCGATGATTATGGATGGCGCCGTGGTGGAAGATGAAGTCATCATTGCCGCCGGGGCCGTCGTCACACCCGGAAAGGTGCTGGAGAGCGGGTATGTCTACAAAGGTAACCCGGCAAAACAAGCCCGCCCGATTTCAGAGAAAGAACGCAAGTTCTTCACTTACAGCGCTGGCAACTATGTGCGTCTGAAAGATAAACATCTGGATGAAGGGTTTGATAACTAG
- a CDS encoding LytTR family DNA-binding domain-containing protein has product MGYRVLLVDDEPLARERLKRLLLEHSDFEWVAEAGDGEAALSWLRQHKCDLVLLDIQMPGKTGLQVAEELQQFEQVPLVVFCTAYDEHALQAFRVKAIDYLMKPIAKDDLRRALQRTAQWLDQLPEEQEDRGGCRTHISARTHTGMQLIPLTDVFYFYADQKYVNVHHTQGETLIDDSLKQLEEEFGAHFLRVHRSALVSLARIERLETLDEGGHQLFLKGLSEGIAVSRRHLPAVRKAMKAL; this is encoded by the coding sequence ATGGGGTATCGTGTATTGCTGGTGGATGACGAACCACTGGCGCGAGAACGGCTGAAACGATTATTGCTCGAACACAGCGATTTCGAATGGGTTGCCGAAGCTGGTGACGGCGAAGCGGCCTTGTCCTGGTTGCGCCAGCATAAATGTGATTTGGTGCTACTGGATATTCAGATGCCGGGTAAAACCGGATTACAAGTCGCTGAAGAATTACAGCAGTTTGAGCAGGTTCCTCTGGTGGTATTTTGTACGGCTTACGATGAGCACGCATTGCAGGCGTTCCGGGTAAAGGCCATCGACTATTTAATGAAGCCGATTGCCAAGGATGATCTGAGACGGGCGTTACAACGCACGGCTCAATGGCTGGATCAACTCCCGGAGGAGCAGGAAGACCGGGGCGGCTGTCGTACCCATATCAGTGCGCGCACTCACACCGGTATGCAGCTGATACCGTTAACCGATGTCTTTTATTTTTACGCCGACCAAAAGTACGTCAACGTTCATCACACCCAGGGTGAAACCCTGATAGATGATTCGCTGAAACAACTTGAAGAGGAATTTGGTGCACACTTTCTGCGTGTGCATCGCAGTGCGTTAGTGTCGTTGGCACGTATTGAACGTCTCGAGACGTTGGATGAAGGCGGCCATCAGTTATTCCTGAAAGGATTATCAGAGGGCATTGCGGTGAGCCGGCGCCATTTGCCTGCGGTTCGCAAAGCGATGAAAGCGCTTTAA
- a CDS encoding YebC/PmpR family DNA-binding transcriptional regulator — protein sequence MGRAYQNRKESMAKTAAAKTKVYSKYGREIYMTAKAGGSDPSGNLSLRSLIDRAKKDQVPSHVIDKAIAKAEGGAGEDFQPALYEGLAPGGAMVLISALTDNPNRTFGEIRGVFSKCKAKLGTQGSVSHSFEHCAMFVFPGEDEEAALEALMMADVDVGEIECEDGMISVQVPPTEFFKTKTALTEMDENIDFEMQEITYLPHAEHEIAADNVEAFERFINLMNELEDVQEIYHNGSYAS from the coding sequence ATGGGCAGAGCGTATCAAAACCGTAAAGAGTCGATGGCTAAAACGGCCGCAGCAAAAACCAAGGTCTATTCCAAATATGGCCGTGAAATTTACATGACAGCCAAGGCCGGTGGTTCTGACCCATCTGGCAACCTGTCACTGCGCTCCCTGATCGACCGTGCTAAAAAAGACCAGGTTCCGTCTCACGTTATCGATAAAGCCATCGCCAAAGCAGAAGGTGGCGCGGGTGAAGATTTCCAGCCAGCGCTGTATGAAGGTCTGGCTCCGGGCGGCGCGATGGTGCTGATCAGCGCATTAACCGATAACCCGAACCGTACCTTTGGTGAAATCCGGGGTGTTTTCTCCAAGTGTAAAGCCAAGCTGGGTACCCAGGGCTCAGTGAGCCACAGCTTTGAACACTGTGCGATGTTTGTATTCCCGGGTGAAGACGAAGAAGCGGCACTGGAAGCGCTGATGATGGCCGACGTGGATGTGGGCGAAATCGAATGTGAAGACGGTATGATTTCCGTTCAGGTTCCGCCAACGGAGTTCTTCAAAACCAAAACCGCACTGACCGAAATGGATGAAAACATCGATTTCGAAATGCAGGAAATCACTTACCTGCCACACGCTGAGCACGAAATCGCTGCCGATAACGTTGAAGCCTTCGAGCGTTTCATCAATCTGATGAACGAACTGGAAGATGTGCAGGAAATCTACCACAACGGTAGTTACGCCAGCTAA
- a CDS encoding choice-of-anchor I family protein has product MGKKLLAMAISGALLSACGSDDNNKNANNDGAQGAPAAPVTSKATGAITKIGQYQSGIYDDGGAEIVSFDASTDKLFVVNSGDATIDVLDLKDPANPQKLTTIDVKAASVNGFTAGGANSVAVKNGKLAVAVENDNKQGNGQVYFYNSDSLSFIGAAATGALPDMVTFTPNGDYVLSANEGEPNDAYDNDPEGSVSIIKVSDLTVRTADFSDFNQDKQSLIEKGVRIGGPAGTTVAQDLEPEYITVDRDNQTAYVALQENNAIAVVNIADAEVTSVLPLGYKDHSQAGNGLDANKNDEAANIELLPILGMYQPDSIASFMANDGKTYIVTANEGDGRDYDGFKDEADLQDLNLDAAAFSSAMRTRLGDKDGLGDLTVANNIGDSDNDGDFDKVYAYGARSFSIWNSSIQQVFDSGDQFEQKVKEVAPDNFNASNDKNKIDNRSDNKGPEPEGLALATLGDETFAYIGLERQGGIMVYNITDPAMPEFVQYFSDRNFAVEADENNAAAAGDLAPEGMLFISASDSPSGKPLLVVGNEVSGTTSVYEIR; this is encoded by the coding sequence ATGGGAAAAAAACTACTGGCTATGGCCATCAGCGGCGCTTTGTTAAGTGCTTGTGGCAGCGATGATAACAACAAAAACGCCAATAACGATGGCGCTCAGGGCGCCCCGGCAGCACCGGTAACGTCAAAAGCGACCGGCGCGATTACCAAGATTGGTCAGTATCAGTCGGGGATTTACGACGATGGCGGTGCTGAGATTGTCTCCTTTGACGCCAGCACAGATAAGTTGTTTGTAGTGAACTCCGGTGATGCCACCATCGACGTTCTTGATCTGAAAGATCCGGCTAACCCCCAAAAACTGACCACCATCGATGTTAAAGCAGCCAGCGTAAACGGCTTTACCGCAGGCGGAGCTAACAGCGTCGCGGTAAAAAATGGCAAGCTGGCAGTGGCGGTCGAAAACGACAACAAGCAGGGCAACGGCCAGGTTTACTTTTACAACAGCGATAGCCTGTCATTTATTGGTGCTGCAGCTACCGGTGCGCTGCCGGATATGGTCACTTTCACACCCAACGGCGACTATGTATTAAGTGCCAACGAAGGCGAGCCAAACGATGCCTACGACAACGATCCGGAAGGTTCTGTTTCCATCATCAAAGTCTCTGACCTGACGGTTCGAACCGCTGATTTTTCTGACTTTAACCAGGATAAACAAAGCCTGATTGAAAAGGGTGTTCGTATCGGCGGTCCTGCGGGTACTACCGTTGCTCAGGATCTGGAGCCAGAATACATCACCGTTGATCGCGACAATCAAACCGCTTACGTTGCTTTGCAGGAAAACAATGCGATTGCCGTGGTTAACATCGCAGATGCAGAGGTAACGTCGGTTTTGCCACTGGGCTATAAAGATCACAGCCAGGCCGGTAACGGCCTCGATGCCAATAAAAACGATGAAGCGGCCAACATCGAACTATTGCCGATACTGGGCATGTATCAGCCAGATTCAATCGCCAGCTTTATGGCAAACGACGGCAAAACCTACATCGTCACCGCTAACGAAGGGGATGGCCGCGACTACGATGGTTTTAAAGACGAAGCGGACCTGCAGGACCTGAACCTGGACGCAGCGGCCTTCAGTTCAGCCATGCGCACCCGGCTGGGTGACAAAGACGGCCTTGGTGACCTGACCGTTGCCAATAACATCGGCGACAGCGACAACGATGGCGACTTCGATAAAGTTTATGCCTACGGCGCTCGTTCTTTCTCCATCTGGAACAGCAGTATCCAACAGGTATTCGACTCCGGCGACCAGTTCGAACAAAAAGTAAAAGAAGTCGCCCCAGACAACTTCAACGCCAGTAACGATAAAAATAAAATCGACAACCGCAGTGACAACAAAGGTCCGGAGCCGGAAGGCCTGGCGCTGGCAACTCTGGGAGATGAGACGTTTGCATACATCGGTCTGGAACGTCAGGGTGGCATTATGGTGTACAACATCACCGATCCGGCAATGCCTGAATTTGTTCAGTACTTCAGTGACCGTAACTTCGCTGTAGAGGCGGATGAAAACAACGCTGCAGCTGCAGGTGATCTTGCACCAGAGGGGATGTTGTTTATCTCTGCGAGTGATAGTCCAAGTGGCAAACCATTGCTGGTTGTTGGTAATGAGGTCAGCGGCACGACTTCAGTTTACGAAATCCGTTAA
- a CDS encoding histidine kinase: protein MAFSNNDKKAEHEKQQDLLEAFFLPDLCNTRAVMFLLILSEALVLALTLIETGLPGFSWQRFAIVSLFVQWVALLTVAILCQLRVLMSRLHVVSASAVAMLITQAVTVSVSLLGEYIWPMDRPGIDWPWVLRNQVIAAIFAMMALRYFYVQSQWRLKTQAELKSRLAALQANIRPHFFFNTLNTVASLIVIDPDKAERMLVDLAQLFRAVLKADDKLVPITQEIELGRRYLDIEQVRLGDRMTVNFVLPPELPELKVPQLLLQPLLENAVYHGIQPSITGGFITITLTQKTAGWLLEIRNSKDSSVVTDHGNHMAQANIRARLEAISDESQLAELRIEDSGQHYMAQLYLPQAKPDGEIK, encoded by the coding sequence GTGGCTTTCAGCAATAACGATAAAAAAGCCGAACATGAAAAACAGCAGGACTTGCTAGAAGCGTTTTTTCTGCCCGACCTGTGTAACACCCGAGCGGTGATGTTTCTGTTGATTCTCAGTGAGGCGCTGGTCTTGGCATTAACCCTGATCGAGACCGGACTGCCCGGCTTTTCCTGGCAACGCTTCGCGATTGTCTCTCTGTTTGTACAGTGGGTGGCGTTGTTAACAGTAGCGATCCTTTGTCAGCTACGGGTACTGATGTCACGTCTGCATGTCGTCAGCGCTTCGGCGGTTGCGATGTTGATTACACAGGCAGTAACCGTATCGGTAAGTCTGCTGGGGGAATACATCTGGCCTATGGACAGGCCCGGTATTGATTGGCCGTGGGTGCTGCGTAATCAGGTGATTGCAGCTATTTTTGCAATGATGGCGTTGCGTTATTTTTACGTACAAAGTCAGTGGCGCTTGAAAACCCAGGCAGAGCTGAAGTCGCGCCTGGCTGCATTGCAGGCCAATATTCGTCCGCACTTCTTTTTTAACACTCTGAATACTGTTGCCTCATTAATTGTTATCGATCCGGATAAAGCTGAGCGTATGCTGGTGGATCTGGCACAGTTGTTTCGGGCTGTTTTAAAAGCCGACGATAAACTGGTGCCGATTACTCAGGAGATTGAGCTTGGGCGACGCTACCTCGATATTGAACAGGTACGTTTGGGCGATCGTATGACGGTCAATTTTGTATTGCCCCCGGAGCTACCGGAATTAAAGGTGCCGCAGTTATTGCTGCAGCCGCTACTGGAAAACGCTGTCTACCATGGCATCCAGCCTTCGATTACAGGCGGCTTTATCACAATTACTCTGACTCAGAAAACCGCTGGCTGGTTGTTAGAAATCCGTAATTCAAAAGATTCTTCGGTTGTAACCGATCACGGGAATCACATGGCGCAGGCGAATATTCGCGCACGTCTCGAGGCCATCAGTGACGAGTCGCAGTTAGCAGAGCTGCGAATTGAAGATTCAGGACAGCACTATATGGCGCAGTTGTATCTACCGCAGGCAAAGCCAGATGGGGAGATTAAGTAA
- a CDS encoding transporter substrate-binding domain-containing protein, whose translation MLLSRVLGLCILLTGTLAVQAQQTITMGAGISMPPYVIAATDRGIAVDLFRAAMDQVGISVNIEYDNNENIVSAFNEQALDAIFVANQDLAPNAYISDLPLVVLHNQAVALKASDVQLETIRDLRYYRLGAYRLATKLLPPPFAATSKRAVGYREYVQQIEQVEDLFRQDQQVLVIDSTIFRYYLSQLRRQSPSSQVYRQQYEYFDLFPKSRHFALFHNPDMKNAFDEGFAKIRENGRYERILRTYQALLSDYLFR comes from the coding sequence ATGCTGTTAAGTCGAGTGCTCGGGCTGTGCATTTTGCTGACAGGGACGCTCGCAGTGCAGGCACAACAAACCATTACCATGGGAGCGGGCATTTCGATGCCTCCCTATGTTATCGCTGCTACCGATCGCGGGATTGCGGTTGACTTGTTTCGTGCCGCGATGGATCAGGTCGGGATCAGTGTGAACATTGAATACGACAACAACGAAAACATCGTCAGCGCATTTAATGAGCAGGCACTGGATGCAATTTTTGTTGCCAACCAAGATCTTGCCCCCAACGCCTATATCTCTGATTTGCCATTGGTGGTATTGCACAATCAGGCCGTTGCGTTGAAAGCCAGCGATGTGCAGCTGGAGACGATTCGCGATTTGCGCTATTACCGTTTGGGCGCTTACCGATTGGCGACTAAGTTGCTGCCACCACCTTTTGCTGCGACCAGCAAGCGAGCCGTTGGCTATCGTGAATACGTGCAACAAATCGAACAGGTGGAGGACCTGTTTCGTCAGGACCAACAAGTGCTGGTCATTGATTCAACGATTTTTCGCTATTACCTGAGCCAGTTACGCCGTCAGAGTCCATCGAGTCAGGTGTATCGCCAACAATACGAGTATTTCGATCTGTTTCCGAAGTCGCGCCATTTTGCGTTATTCCATAATCCTGACATGAAAAATGCGTTTGATGAGGGGTTTGCCAAAATCCGTGAGAACGGTCGGTATGAACGGATATTGCGTACCTACCAGGCATTACTGTCCGATTATCTGTTCCGTTAG
- a CDS encoding purine permease yields the protein MSDSAPSELLYGLNDKPPAPAAFLAALQHMLASFVGIITPTLIIGGVLGLGAEIPYLISMALIVSGVGTFIQARRFGPVGSGLVAIQGTSFAFLGAILAAGFIAKSKGGGPEEILSLIFGVCFLGAFIEIFLSQFLHKLKTIINPLVTGIVITTIGFYLIKVGMTDLAGGFKAPDFGSPENLTLGGSVLLLIIIMNQSNNPILRSGAIFFGLVAGFIAAFFMGKVDFSKLADMDWFALPLPFKYGFSFDIEAFIPVALIYLITAIESSGDLTATSMISRQSINDDAYRQRIRGGVLADGFNSMIAAVFNTFPNTTFSQNNGVIQLTGIASRYVAFWVAGILIVLGLCPMIGGVFQQLPKPVLGGATLVMFGTIAAAGIRILATLELDRRTMLIMAVSFGLGLGVAMVPNLLQEMPKLVQNLFGSAVTVSGLSAIILNTLLPRRDAAAVDTTTTDINGAETTA from the coding sequence ATGTCGGATTCTGCGCCTTCCGAACTGCTATACGGCTTAAACGATAAACCGCCTGCCCCGGCTGCTTTTCTGGCAGCCCTGCAGCATATGCTTGCCAGCTTTGTTGGCATTATTACCCCGACTCTGATCATCGGTGGAGTGCTGGGATTAGGGGCAGAAATCCCATACCTGATCAGCATGGCGCTGATAGTATCCGGTGTTGGTACCTTTATTCAGGCACGCCGCTTTGGCCCGGTGGGCTCTGGGTTGGTCGCAATTCAAGGCACCAGCTTCGCGTTTCTTGGCGCAATCCTGGCTGCCGGTTTTATTGCCAAGAGCAAAGGGGGTGGCCCGGAAGAAATACTGTCGCTGATTTTCGGAGTGTGTTTTTTGGGTGCGTTCATCGAAATATTCCTCAGCCAGTTCCTTCACAAGCTGAAAACCATCATTAATCCGCTGGTCACTGGCATTGTGATCACCACCATCGGTTTCTATCTGATCAAAGTTGGGATGACAGATCTCGCCGGTGGTTTTAAAGCACCAGACTTTGGCAGCCCGGAAAATCTGACATTGGGTGGTTCGGTATTACTGCTGATTATCATCATGAACCAGAGCAATAACCCGATTCTGCGCTCAGGTGCGATCTTCTTTGGTCTGGTGGCTGGTTTTATTGCGGCCTTTTTTATGGGTAAGGTCGATTTTAGCAAACTGGCAGATATGGATTGGTTTGCACTGCCACTGCCGTTTAAATATGGCTTCTCATTCGATATTGAGGCCTTTATTCCGGTTGCTCTGATTTACCTGATCACTGCGATCGAATCATCAGGCGATCTGACCGCAACCTCGATGATTTCGCGTCAATCGATAAATGACGACGCGTACCGTCAGCGAATTCGTGGTGGGGTTTTGGCCGATGGATTTAACTCGATGATTGCCGCGGTATTTAATACCTTCCCGAACACTACCTTCAGTCAGAACAACGGTGTGATTCAACTGACCGGAATCGCCAGTCGTTATGTGGCATTCTGGGTTGCCGGAATCCTGATTGTGCTGGGTTTATGCCCGATGATTGGTGGAGTCTTCCAGCAATTGCCTAAACCCGTATTAGGTGGCGCAACACTGGTGATGTTTGGCACCATCGCTGCTGCGGGCATCCGCATTCTGGCAACCTTGGAACTGGATCGCCGCACCATGTTAATCATGGCAGTGTCGTTTGGTCTTGGCCTTGGGGTTGCTATGGTTCCGAACCTACTGCAGGAAATGCCAAAGCTGGTTCAGAACCTGTTTGGCTCTGCCGTAACGGTGAGTGGTTTGAGTGCCATCATTCTCAACACACTGCTTCCACGTCGCGATGCAGCAGCAGTCGATACAACCACAACCGACATCAATGGCGCTGAAACGACCGCCTGA
- a CDS encoding YheV family putative metal-binding protein, which yields MEYQQTKKPRRFVAGVVCPKCSEMDRTVIYRNDDDEEVRECISCGFIQTSTEQAAEDQARREQAEGLATRVTPVGKAVLDDDEKPLKIIGLDNSNE from the coding sequence ATGGAATACCAACAAACGAAAAAGCCAAGACGTTTTGTCGCTGGTGTCGTCTGTCCTAAGTGCTCTGAAATGGATCGCACAGTGATCTATCGCAACGATGACGATGAGGAGGTGCGTGAATGCATCAGTTGTGGCTTTATTCAGACTTCCACTGAGCAGGCCGCAGAAGATCAGGCTCGCCGGGAACAGGCTGAGGGCCTTGCAACACGAGTTACTCCAGTTGGAAAGGCCGTCTTGGATGACGACGAAAAACCATTGAAGATCATTGGTTTAGATAATTCTAATGAGTAA
- the prlC gene encoding oligopeptidase A: protein MSNPLLEEHLLPPFSSIQADQVVPAMEQRLNQNRERINQLLTELKGTTPSWNSLVAPIEQWDDELSKAWSPVGHLNGVLNTDELRDAYNACLPLLSQYSTEMGQNRDLFDAYQALRNSDEFATLSTAQQTTIEHALRDFRLSGVDLEGDKKARYGEIKQRLSELTSKFGENVLDATQAWSKEIDDPALLAGLPESAVGLLAQLAGEEGKYKVTLDFPSYLPIMTYADRRELRQEVYTAFVTRASEQGPNAGEFDNSTNMEEILALRYELARLLGFDNYAEYSVATKMAGNAQEVIDFLNDLAAKARPQAQREFEELEQFARDEHQVIKLEPWDITYYAEKLRQSRYAISQEDIRPYLPIDTVVKGMFETVARLYGIEFEEQASFDTYHPDVRFFHVLKDGQQIAAFYLDLYAREKKRGGAWMDDCRIRRQTVDGLQLPVAYLVCNFSPAVGDTPALLTHDELTTLFHEFGHGLHHMLTQIDVGAVSGINGVAWDAVELPSQFLENWCYEPEALAFISGRFEADDNHQQGEPLPQELLDKLLAAKNFQSAMMMMRQLEFALFDFRLHREYSRENPITPDQILSQVRDQVTVVPVVEFNRFQHSFSHIFAGGYAAGYYSYKWAEVLSADAFSKFEEDGIFNRDTGMHFLNEILSQGGSREASELFANFRGRQPSVEPLLRHSGIELEEIA, encoded by the coding sequence ATGAGCAACCCGCTGTTAGAAGAACACCTGCTGCCGCCATTTTCGTCCATCCAAGCCGACCAGGTGGTTCCGGCAATGGAGCAGCGGCTGAACCAGAACCGCGAGCGAATTAACCAGTTACTGACTGAGCTGAAAGGCACAACACCAAGCTGGAATTCGCTGGTGGCACCGATTGAGCAATGGGACGATGAGTTATCCAAAGCCTGGTCGCCAGTGGGTCATTTAAACGGAGTGCTGAATACCGACGAACTGCGTGATGCTTACAACGCATGCTTACCTTTACTGAGCCAATACAGCACGGAAATGGGTCAGAATCGCGATCTATTCGATGCCTATCAGGCGCTGCGTAACAGCGACGAGTTCGCTACCTTATCCACAGCGCAACAAACCACCATTGAGCACGCATTGCGCGACTTCCGGTTAAGTGGGGTGGATCTGGAAGGCGATAAAAAGGCCCGTTATGGCGAAATTAAGCAGCGCTTATCGGAGCTAACCAGCAAGTTTGGTGAAAACGTACTGGATGCCACTCAGGCCTGGAGTAAAGAAATTGATGACCCGGCACTGCTGGCGGGTTTACCGGAAAGTGCGGTTGGCTTGTTGGCACAGCTGGCCGGTGAAGAGGGTAAATACAAGGTCACGCTGGATTTTCCGTCTTATCTGCCCATCATGACGTACGCTGACCGCCGTGAGTTACGTCAGGAAGTATACACCGCGTTTGTGACGCGTGCTTCGGAGCAGGGTCCGAATGCCGGTGAGTTTGATAACAGCACCAATATGGAAGAGATTCTGGCACTGCGTTACGAGCTGGCGCGTTTGCTGGGCTTTGATAACTATGCCGAATATTCAGTAGCCACTAAAATGGCGGGTAATGCTCAGGAAGTGATCGATTTCCTGAACGATCTGGCCGCTAAAGCGCGCCCGCAGGCACAGCGTGAGTTTGAAGAACTGGAACAGTTTGCCCGTGACGAACATCAGGTGATCAAACTTGAGCCATGGGATATCACTTACTATGCCGAGAAATTACGTCAGAGTCGTTACGCCATTTCGCAGGAAGATATCCGCCCTTACCTGCCGATTGATACCGTGGTTAAAGGGATGTTTGAGACGGTTGCCCGTTTGTATGGCATCGAGTTTGAAGAACAAGCCAGCTTCGATACTTACCACCCGGATGTACGCTTCTTCCATGTATTAAAAGACGGCCAACAAATCGCAGCCTTCTATCTCGACTTGTATGCCCGTGAGAAAAAACGCGGTGGTGCCTGGATGGATGACTGTCGCATCCGTCGTCAGACCGTTGATGGCCTGCAGCTGCCGGTGGCTTATTTGGTTTGCAACTTCAGCCCGGCGGTAGGTGACACGCCAGCATTGCTGACTCACGATGAGCTGACCACCTTGTTCCACGAGTTTGGACATGGCTTACACCACATGCTGACACAGATTGATGTGGGCGCCGTCAGTGGTATTAACGGTGTGGCCTGGGATGCCGTCGAGCTGCCAAGTCAGTTCCTGGAAAACTGGTGTTACGAGCCGGAAGCACTGGCCTTTATTTCTGGTCGTTTTGAAGCGGATGACAATCACCAACAAGGCGAGCCCTTACCGCAGGAATTGCTGGATAAACTGCTGGCGGCGAAGAACTTCCAGAGTGCCATGATGATGATGCGCCAGCTGGAATTTGCTTTGTTCGATTTCCGCTTGCACCGTGAATACAGCCGCGAAAATCCAATCACACCGGATCAGATTCTTTCTCAGGTACGGGATCAGGTCACCGTGGTGCCGGTGGTTGAATTTAATCGTTTCCAGCACAGCTTCAGCCATATTTTTGCCGGTGGTTACGCCGCAGGTTACTACTCGTACAAGTGGGCTGAAGTGCTCAGTGCGGATGCGTTCTCGAAATTTGAAGAAGACGGCATCTTTAACCGAGATACCGGAATGCACTTCTTAAATGAAATTCTGAGTCAGGGTGGCAGTCGCGAAGCCTCTGAGTTGTTTGCAAACTTCCGTGGCCGTCAGCCATCGGTAGAACCCCTGTTACGTCACTCAGGTATTGAGTTGGAGGAAATCGCCTGA